The sequence ACAACGGGGCGCCAGGCGCCCCGTTGGGAGTTGAGCCGAGGCTCAGTTGCGGCGGCTTTCGACGACCGCTTTCCAGGTCACCGGATCATCTTCCGGCGGTGGCATGCGTGCGCGCTTGTCGGCACTGCGGATCAGGAACCAGGCCAGCAGGGTGAACAGGCCCACCGCCAGCAGGATCAGGCTGGCAATCGCATTGATCTCCGGCTTGACCCCCAGACGCACCGAGGAGAACACCTCCATCGGCAGAGTGGTGGCACCGGGACCGGAGACGAAGCTGGCCAGTACCAGGTCATCGAGTGACAGGGTGAAGGACAACAGCCAGCCAGCGGCGATCGACGGCGCGATCATCGGTACGGTGATCAGCAGGAAGGTCTTCCACGGCGGCGAACCCAAGTCCATGGCCGCTTCTTCGATCGACTGGTCGAGCTCGCGCAACCGGCCGCTGACGACGATGGCGACATAGGCGGTGCAGAAGGTGGTATGCGCGATCCAGATGGTCATGATGCCGCGCTCGGCCGGCCAACCAATCAACTGGGCCATGGCCACGAACAGCAGCAGTAGCGACAGACCGGTGATCACCTCGGGCATGACCAGCGGCGCGGTGACCATGCCGGAGAACAGTGTGCGGCCCTTGAAACGCTTGATCCGGGTCATCACGAAGGCGGCCAGGGTGCCCAGCGCCACCGCCGCGTTGGCGGTGTAGAAGGCAATCTGCAGGCTGCGTTTGACCGCATTGATCAACTGGGTGTTGTCCAGCAGGCCAACATACCAGTGCACCGACCAGCCGCCCCAGACGGTTACCAGCCGTGAAGCATTGAACGAGTAGATGACCAGAATGACCATCGGGATGTAGATGAACGCCAGCCCGACCCAGAGCATGATGGTGGAGAAACTGAAGCGTGAACTGTTCATGCGTTCTTCTCCATTTCCTTGGCCTGGTTATAGTGGAAGAAGATGATTGGAATAAGCAGGATCAGCAGCATCACGATCGCCAGCGCCGAAGCCACCGGCCAGTCGCGGTTGTTGAAGAACTCCTGCCACAGCACTTTGCCGATCATCAGGGTTTCCGGGCCGCCCAGCAGTTCGGGAATCACGAACTCGCCGACCACCGGGATGAACACCAGCATCGACCCGGTGATGATGCCGGTCTTGGACAGCGGCACGGTGACCTTCCAGAACGCCTTGATCTTGCTGGCGCCCAGATCCATGGCCGCCTCCAGCAGCGTGTCGTCATGCTTGACCAGGTTGGCGTATAGCGGCAGAACCATGAACGGCAGGTAGGCATAGACCACGCCGATATACACTGCGGTATTGGTGTTAAGGATCTGCATCGGGGTGCTGATCAGGCCCAGCGACATCAGGGTCGAGTTGAGCAGACCGTTGGTGCTGAGGATGCCCATCCAGGCATAGACCCGGATCAGGATCGCGGTCCAGGTCGGCATCATGATCAGCAGCAGAAACACCAATTGCTTGTCGCGCGGGGCTTTGGCGATGGCATAGGCCATCGGGTAGCCGAGCACCAGGCAAACCAGGGTCGAGTAGAAGGCGATCTTCAGTGAGCCCAGATAGGCCGAGAAATACAGCGCATCCTGGGTCAGGAACAGGTAATTGCCCATGTTCAGCACGATATTCAGCGACTGCTGGGCGTACTGGAAAATCGGCTCATAAGGTGGAATGGCAATGGCGGCCTGCGAGAAGCTGATCTTCAGCACGATGGCGAAGGGCAGCAGGAAGAACAGGAACAGCCACAGATAGGGAACGCTGATGACCCAGAAGCGTCCCCGCGGCAACAGTCTGGAGAGCATCTTGTTCATGAGTGCAGTACCACCCCGCTGTCATCGTCCCAGCTGACATAGACCTTATCTTCCCAGGTCGGGCGTGGGAGCCTGCGTTCGGAATTGGCGAAGAAGGCCTGGACGATCAGCCCGCTGTCGAGCTTGATGTAGTACACCGAATG is a genomic window of Halopseudomonas phragmitis containing:
- a CDS encoding ABC transporter permease subunit — its product is MNSSRFSFSTIMLWVGLAFIYIPMVILVIYSFNASRLVTVWGGWSVHWYVGLLDNTQLINAVKRSLQIAFYTANAAVALGTLAAFVMTRIKRFKGRTLFSGMVTAPLVMPEVITGLSLLLLFVAMAQLIGWPAERGIMTIWIAHTTFCTAYVAIVVSGRLRELDQSIEEAAMDLGSPPWKTFLLITVPMIAPSIAAGWLLSFTLSLDDLVLASFVSGPGATTLPMEVFSSVRLGVKPEINAIASLILLAVGLFTLLAWFLIRSADKRARMPPPEDDPVTWKAVVESRRN
- a CDS encoding ABC transporter permease subunit, encoding MNKMLSRLLPRGRFWVISVPYLWLFLFFLLPFAIVLKISFSQAAIAIPPYEPIFQYAQQSLNIVLNMGNYLFLTQDALYFSAYLGSLKIAFYSTLVCLVLGYPMAYAIAKAPRDKQLVFLLLIMMPTWTAILIRVYAWMGILSTNGLLNSTLMSLGLISTPMQILNTNTAVYIGVVYAYLPFMVLPLYANLVKHDDTLLEAAMDLGASKIKAFWKVTVPLSKTGIITGSMLVFIPVVGEFVIPELLGGPETLMIGKVLWQEFFNNRDWPVASALAIVMLLILLIPIIFFHYNQAKEMEKNA